A DNA window from Kitasatospora atroaurantiaca contains the following coding sequences:
- a CDS encoding XdhC family protein — translation MQDIAEQLQAWHASGRSFAVATVVGVSGSAPRDPGAALAVDSAGEAIGSVSGGCVEGAVYELCQEAIATGEPVLERFGYSDEDAFAVGLTCGGILDVFIQPITPGADAALDAGITYIASGTPVALARVIEGPTGLLGATVAVTADSHHGSLSPAPSTTGALERAAVAEARAMLDAGRTGKVVLGLDGRPCTPSDSEEGSDQATITFFVESYVPAPRMLVFGAIDFAAAVVKIGKFLGYRVTVCDARPVFATERRFPDADEVVVDWPHRYLDSQLDSLDGRSVLCVLTHDAKFDIPLLERALRLPVGYVGAMGSRKTHLDRNARLREVGLTDAEIARLRSPIGLDLGARTPEETAVSVAAEIVANRRGGSCLPLSAGQGPIHHDLARADEPAEAKPHAA, via the coding sequence ATGCAGGACATCGCCGAGCAGCTGCAGGCCTGGCACGCGTCCGGGCGCTCCTTCGCCGTGGCCACGGTCGTCGGGGTCTCGGGCAGCGCGCCTCGCGACCCGGGGGCCGCACTCGCCGTGGACTCCGCCGGCGAGGCCATCGGCTCAGTGTCGGGCGGCTGTGTCGAGGGAGCCGTGTACGAGCTGTGCCAGGAGGCCATCGCCACCGGCGAGCCGGTGCTGGAGCGGTTCGGATACAGCGACGAGGACGCCTTCGCGGTGGGTCTGACCTGCGGCGGCATCCTCGACGTGTTCATCCAGCCGATCACCCCGGGCGCCGATGCCGCCCTGGACGCCGGCATCACCTACATCGCCTCCGGTACGCCCGTCGCCCTCGCCCGGGTCATCGAGGGCCCGACCGGACTGCTGGGCGCCACCGTCGCCGTCACCGCCGACAGCCACCACGGCTCGCTCTCCCCCGCCCCCTCCACGACCGGCGCCCTCGAGCGCGCCGCCGTCGCCGAGGCCCGGGCCATGCTGGACGCCGGCCGCACCGGCAAGGTCGTCCTCGGCCTGGACGGCCGCCCCTGCACTCCGTCTGATTCAGAAGAGGGCTCGGACCAGGCCACCATCACCTTCTTCGTCGAGTCGTACGTCCCCGCGCCCCGGATGCTGGTCTTCGGCGCGATCGACTTCGCGGCCGCCGTGGTCAAGATCGGCAAGTTCCTCGGCTACCGCGTGACCGTCTGCGACGCCCGCCCGGTCTTCGCCACCGAGCGCCGCTTCCCGGACGCCGACGAGGTCGTGGTCGACTGGCCGCACCGCTACCTCGACTCGCAGCTGGACTCCCTGGACGGCCGCAGCGTGCTCTGCGTCCTCACCCACGACGCCAAGTTCGACATCCCGCTGCTCGAGCGCGCACTGCGCCTGCCGGTCGGTTACGTCGGAGCGATGGGCTCGCGCAAGACCCACCTCGACCGCAACGCACGCCTGCGCGAGGTCGGCCTGACCGACGCCGAGATCGCCCGGCTGCGCTCCCCTATCGGCCTGGACCTCGGTGCCCGTACGCCGGAGGAGACCGCCGTCTCGGTCGCCGCCGAGATCGTCGCCAACCGCCGCGGCGGCAGCTGCCTGCCCCTCTCGGCCGGCCAGGGCCCGATCCACCACGACCTGGCCCGCGCGGACGAGCCGGCGGAGGCGAAGCCGCACGCGGCGTGA
- a CDS encoding NCS2 family permease: MTRISTEPGTTEERPATDGALTPDAATPPKNALDAYFKISARGSTFGNELRGGLTTFMAMAYIMLLNPILLGGADKNGLHLDHAQLTTATALAAAVTTILLGVVGNVPLAAAAGLSVSGAISAIVVPHTTWPQAMGLCVIYGLLIVLLVVSGLREKIMNGIPLPIKHAITIGIGLFIALIGLAKAGFVTQGKGPLLQLGPTGELAGWPVLIFAVTLLTIFVLLTRNTRGAILIGLGAGTALAFIVNAAVGLDDKVWGLQVPKWPGSPVDAPNFGLFGDVDVFGAFGGQGMGAISASVAVFTLVLAGFFDAMATIIGVGTEAGLADKQGRMPGLSKALFVDGAGGAIGGLSGASGQTVFVESATGVGEGSRTGLASVVTGGLFALMLFFTPLASIVPVQVASAALVVIGSMMMSQARHIDWSDREVAIPAFLTCVLMPFTYSITAGVAAGVLTYCVIKAGRGKWREPGPLMWVLSGVFLIYFALTPVKAWLGVH; the protein is encoded by the coding sequence ATGACCCGGATCTCCACGGAGCCCGGCACCACTGAAGAAAGACCCGCCACGGACGGCGCCCTCACGCCGGACGCGGCCACACCGCCGAAGAACGCGCTGGACGCCTACTTCAAGATCTCCGCCCGAGGCTCCACCTTCGGCAACGAGCTCCGCGGTGGCCTCACCACCTTCATGGCCATGGCCTACATCATGCTGCTCAACCCGATCCTGCTGGGCGGTGCCGACAAGAACGGCCTCCACCTGGATCACGCGCAGCTGACCACCGCGACCGCTCTGGCTGCGGCCGTCACCACGATCCTGCTCGGCGTCGTCGGCAACGTGCCGCTCGCCGCCGCAGCCGGTCTGTCCGTCTCGGGCGCGATCTCCGCGATCGTCGTCCCGCACACGACCTGGCCTCAGGCCATGGGTCTCTGTGTGATCTACGGCCTTCTGATCGTGCTCCTGGTCGTCTCCGGCCTCCGCGAGAAGATCATGAACGGCATCCCACTGCCGATCAAGCACGCGATCACCATCGGCATCGGCCTCTTCATCGCCCTGATCGGCCTCGCGAAGGCCGGCTTCGTCACCCAGGGCAAGGGCCCGCTGCTGCAGCTCGGCCCCACCGGCGAACTGGCCGGCTGGCCGGTCCTGATCTTCGCGGTCACGCTGCTCACGATCTTCGTCCTGCTGACCCGTAACACCCGCGGCGCGATCCTGATCGGCCTCGGGGCCGGCACGGCACTCGCCTTCATCGTCAACGCGGCGGTCGGGCTGGACGACAAGGTCTGGGGTCTCCAGGTGCCCAAGTGGCCCGGCAGCCCCGTGGACGCGCCCAACTTCGGGCTCTTCGGTGACGTCGACGTGTTCGGCGCCTTCGGCGGCCAGGGCATGGGCGCGATCAGCGCCTCGGTCGCGGTCTTCACCCTGGTGCTGGCCGGCTTCTTCGACGCGATGGCCACCATCATCGGTGTCGGCACCGAGGCCGGACTGGCCGACAAGCAGGGCCGGATGCCCGGTCTGAGCAAGGCCCTCTTCGTGGACGGCGCCGGCGGTGCCATCGGCGGTCTCTCGGGTGCCTCGGGCCAGACCGTCTTCGTGGAGTCCGCCACCGGCGTCGGCGAGGGTTCCCGTACCGGCCTCGCCTCGGTGGTCACCGGCGGCCTCTTCGCCCTGATGCTCTTCTTCACGCCGCTGGCCAGCATCGTGCCGGTGCAGGTGGCCTCCGCCGCCCTCGTCGTCATCGGCTCGATGATGATGAGCCAGGCCCGGCACATCGACTGGTCGGACCGTGAGGTGGCCATCCCGGCCTTCCTGACCTGCGTCCTGATGCCGTTCACCTACAGCATCACCGCGGGTGTCGCGGCCGGTGTCCTGACCTACTGCGTGATCAAGGCAGGCCGCGGCAAGTGGCGCGAGCCCGGCCCGCTGATGTGGGTCCTGAGCGGGGTCTTCCTGATCTACTTCGCTCTCACTCCCGTGAAGGCCTGGCTGGGCGTTCACTAG
- the pucD gene encoding xanthine dehydrogenase subunit D, which produces MSTRTIQGQKNLQDIRQSSPDGIGGSPLRPDGNLKVKGEFAYSSDMWHEDMLWGMALRSPHPRANILSVDISEALKVPGVYAVLTHDDIPGSKFYGLEIQDQPALAIDKVRYHGEAIALVAADHPETARRAVKKIKVEYEVLTPIVTEEQCLNPEVHGYVHEPHEYKSHGYGNICHEQKLVSGLGVTDEVRAMADVIVSGTYEVGMQDQAFLGPESGLAVPAEDGGIDLYIATQWLHVDRQQMAPVLALPEEKVRLTLAGVGGAFGGREDLSMQIHACLLAQRTGKPVKIVYARDESFFGHVHRHPAKMFYEHGATRDGKLVFADCRIVLDGGAYASASPAVVGNAASLGHGPYVIPNVKMHAIALYSNNPSCGAMRGFGAVQAAFGYESQMDKLAAELGMDPVELRQLNAMSEGDYMPTGQQIDSPAPVAELLQRVKDMPLPPPLDLDNLDIRTVPGALSNTSHGEGIVRGIGYSVGIKNVGFSEGFDDYSTARVRLEVIGGEPVAMVHTAMAEVGQGGVTVHAQIARTELGVEQVTIHPANTEVGSAGSTSASRQTYMTGGAVKLAAEAVKQALIEKGRRRYGWTEKDITLVGGKVVSESAGVLVPMVDLLGDEAIDLTREHHHRPTVPFDKETGQGFGHVQYTFCANRAVVDVDIELGLVKVVELTAAQDVGKALNPLSVVGQIQGGCTQALGLAVMEEIIVKDGKVRNASFTDYLIPTILDTPPIPVDVLELPDPNAPYGLRGVGEAPTVSATPSIVAAIRQATGIALNRIPVRPEHLTGTL; this is translated from the coding sequence ATGAGCACTCGCACCATCCAGGGTCAGAAGAACCTGCAGGACATCCGGCAGAGCAGCCCGGACGGCATCGGCGGCTCGCCGCTGCGCCCGGACGGCAACCTGAAGGTCAAGGGCGAGTTCGCGTACTCGTCCGACATGTGGCACGAGGACATGCTCTGGGGCATGGCGCTGCGCTCGCCGCACCCCCGCGCCAACATCCTCTCGGTCGACATCTCCGAGGCCCTCAAGGTGCCCGGCGTGTACGCCGTCCTCACCCACGACGACATCCCCGGCTCGAAGTTCTACGGCCTGGAGATCCAGGACCAGCCGGCCCTGGCCATCGACAAGGTCCGGTACCACGGTGAGGCGATCGCGCTGGTCGCGGCCGACCACCCGGAGACGGCCCGCCGCGCGGTGAAGAAGATCAAGGTCGAGTACGAGGTGCTCACCCCGATCGTCACCGAGGAGCAGTGCCTCAACCCCGAGGTGCACGGCTACGTCCACGAGCCGCACGAGTACAAGTCCCACGGGTACGGCAACATCTGCCACGAGCAGAAGCTGGTCTCCGGCCTCGGCGTCACCGACGAGGTCCGGGCGATGGCGGACGTCATCGTCAGCGGCACCTACGAGGTCGGCATGCAGGACCAGGCCTTCCTCGGCCCCGAGTCCGGCCTGGCCGTGCCCGCCGAGGACGGCGGCATCGACCTCTACATCGCCACCCAGTGGCTGCACGTGGACCGCCAGCAGATGGCCCCCGTGCTGGCCCTGCCGGAGGAGAAGGTCCGCCTCACCCTGGCGGGCGTCGGCGGCGCCTTCGGCGGCCGCGAGGACCTGTCGATGCAGATCCACGCCTGCCTGCTGGCGCAGCGCACCGGCAAGCCCGTCAAGATCGTCTACGCCCGCGACGAGTCCTTCTTCGGCCACGTGCACCGCCACCCGGCCAAGATGTTCTACGAGCACGGCGCCACCCGCGACGGCAAGCTGGTCTTCGCCGACTGCCGGATCGTCCTTGACGGCGGCGCCTACGCCTCCGCTTCTCCGGCGGTCGTCGGCAACGCGGCCTCGCTCGGCCACGGCCCGTACGTGATCCCGAACGTGAAGATGCACGCCATCGCGCTCTACAGCAACAACCCGAGCTGCGGCGCCATGCGCGGCTTCGGCGCGGTGCAGGCCGCCTTCGGCTACGAGTCGCAGATGGACAAGCTGGCCGCCGAGCTGGGCATGGACCCGGTCGAGCTCCGTCAGCTGAACGCGATGTCCGAGGGCGACTACATGCCCACCGGCCAGCAGATCGACTCGCCGGCCCCGGTCGCCGAGCTGCTCCAGCGGGTCAAGGACATGCCGCTCCCCCCGCCGCTGGACCTGGACAACCTGGACATCCGTACCGTCCCGGGCGCGCTGTCCAACACCTCGCACGGCGAGGGCATCGTCCGCGGCATCGGCTACTCGGTCGGCATCAAGAACGTCGGCTTCTCCGAGGGCTTCGACGACTACTCGACCGCCCGGGTCCGCCTCGAGGTCATCGGCGGCGAGCCGGTCGCCATGGTGCACACCGCGATGGCCGAGGTCGGCCAGGGCGGCGTCACCGTGCACGCCCAGATCGCCCGCACCGAGCTCGGCGTCGAGCAGGTCACCATCCACCCGGCGAACACCGAGGTCGGCTCGGCCGGCTCCACCTCCGCCTCGCGTCAGACCTACATGACCGGTGGCGCGGTGAAGCTCGCCGCCGAGGCGGTCAAGCAGGCGCTGATCGAGAAGGGCCGCCGCCGCTACGGCTGGACCGAGAAGGACATCACGCTGGTCGGCGGCAAGGTCGTCTCCGAGTCCGCCGGTGTGCTGGTCCCGATGGTCGACCTGCTGGGCGACGAGGCCATCGACCTCACCCGTGAGCACCACCACCGCCCGACCGTCCCGTTCGACAAGGAGACCGGGCAGGGCTTCGGCCACGTCCAGTACACCTTCTGCGCCAACCGCGCGGTCGTCGACGTGGACATCGAGCTCGGCCTGGTCAAGGTGGTCGAGCTGACCGCCGCCCAGGACGTCGGCAAGGCGCTGAACCCGCTCTCGGTCGTCGGCCAGATCCAGGGCGGCTGCACCCAGGCCCTCGGCCTGGCCGTGATGGAGGAGATCATCGTCAAGGACGGGAAGGTGCGCAACGCGTCCTTCACCGACTACCTGATCCCCACCATCCTGGACACCCCGCCGATCCCGGTGGACGTCCTCGAGCTGCCCGACCCGAACGCCCCGTACGGGCTTCGCGGGGTCGGCGAGGCCCCCACCGTCTCCGCCACCCCGTCCATCGTGGCCGCCATCCGGCAGGCCACCGGGATCGCGCTCAACCGCATTCCCGTCCGGCCGGAGCACCTCACCGGGACGCTCTAG
- a CDS encoding (2Fe-2S)-binding protein, whose product MRVTFTANGKPVEADDVWEGESLLYVLRERVGLPGSKNACEQGECGSCTVYLDGTPVCSCLVAAGQVQGREVRTVEGLTDENGELGLVQQAFIDAGAVQCGFCTPGLLVQTDALLEQEAQPSDNDIREALSGNLCRCTGYEKIMDAVRLASARKCAKGSGE is encoded by the coding sequence ATGAGGGTCACATTCACCGCCAACGGCAAGCCGGTGGAGGCGGACGACGTCTGGGAGGGCGAGAGCCTCCTCTACGTGCTGCGCGAGCGCGTTGGCCTGCCGGGCTCCAAGAACGCCTGCGAGCAGGGCGAGTGCGGTTCCTGCACCGTCTACCTCGACGGCACCCCGGTCTGTAGCTGTCTGGTCGCGGCCGGCCAGGTGCAGGGCCGCGAGGTCCGCACCGTCGAGGGCCTGACCGACGAGAACGGCGAGCTCGGCCTGGTCCAGCAGGCGTTCATCGACGCCGGCGCCGTGCAGTGCGGTTTCTGCACCCCGGGCCTGCTGGTGCAGACCGATGCCCTCCTTGAGCAGGAGGCCCAGCCGAGCGACAACGACATCCGCGAGGCGCTGTCGGGCAACCTGTGCCGCTGCACCGGCTACGAGAAGATCATGGACGCGGTGCGGCTGGCTTCCGCCCGCAAGTGCGCGAAGGGTTCTGGAGAATGA
- a CDS encoding FAD binding domain-containing protein: MEFLRPATWDEALAAKAEYPTALPISGGTDVMVEMNFDVHRPSAILDLNRITELTEWSIADDIVQLGASVPYTRIINELSGPLPGLALAAHTVGSPQIRNRGGVGGNLGGASPAGDAHPALLAAGRDVFVEVASQARGTRMIAIDDFYVGVKRNSMEQDELIRRVHIPVADGPQQFSKIGTRNAMVIAVCAFGFALHPKNGTVGTGIGSAAPTPRRAVEAEEYLQGVLAERGLWESGDLLGTEVIQKFGELVKAAASPIDDVRGTADYRRHSLAVMARRTLTWTWNDYSKQIRSAA, encoded by the coding sequence ATGGAGTTCCTTCGGCCCGCTACGTGGGACGAGGCACTCGCGGCGAAGGCTGAGTACCCGACCGCGCTGCCCATCTCGGGCGGCACGGACGTCATGGTCGAGATGAACTTCGACGTGCACCGGCCATCCGCGATTCTCGACCTGAACCGCATCACTGAGCTGACCGAGTGGTCGATCGCCGACGACATCGTCCAGCTCGGTGCCTCGGTGCCGTACACCCGGATCATCAACGAGCTCTCCGGACCGCTCCCCGGCCTCGCGCTGGCGGCCCACACCGTCGGCTCCCCGCAGATCCGCAACCGCGGCGGCGTGGGCGGCAACCTCGGCGGGGCCTCCCCCGCCGGTGACGCGCACCCGGCGCTGCTGGCGGCCGGCCGTGACGTGTTCGTCGAGGTCGCCTCGCAGGCCCGCGGCACCCGGATGATCGCGATCGACGACTTCTACGTCGGCGTGAAGCGGAACTCCATGGAGCAGGACGAGCTGATCCGCCGGGTCCACATCCCCGTGGCGGACGGCCCGCAGCAGTTCTCGAAGATCGGCACCCGCAACGCGATGGTCATCGCGGTCTGCGCCTTCGGCTTCGCGCTGCACCCGAAGAACGGCACCGTCGGCACGGGCATCGGTTCGGCCGCCCCCACGCCGCGCCGGGCCGTCGAGGCGGAGGAGTACCTGCAGGGCGTCCTCGCCGAGCGCGGCCTGTGGGAGTCCGGCGACCTGCTGGGCACCGAGGTGATCCAGAAGTTCGGCGAGCTGGTGAAGGCCGCGGCCTCCCCGATCGACGACGTCCGCGGCACCGCCGACTACCGCCGGCACTCGCTGGCCGTGATGGCCCGCCGCACGCTCACCTGGACCTGGAACGACTACAGCAAGCAGATCAGGAGCGCGGCATGA
- a CDS encoding PucR family transcriptional regulator — MRVRDLLAPGAPRLRLLAAEDELDRQVSGVMTTDLHDPGRYLHGGELVLTGMLWRTGPEDSERFVRTIVAGGAVALAAGEAEVGPVPDDLVDACRRHRMPLLAVPDDIAFSTLTEFIGRQISADRAADLAALVDRHRLLVSAAGGGGLDAVLDLLGGDLDLDCWVLTPTGRVIAGPADRLSAEDRDQLVRAHLAAQRQRRRPPHRARLVSGSYSLLPAPASTEAEASLADWVLAVAGDVTEWTTKRQQLAENLARLVAAERTRRDEGRRLRRRLADEVLTLLQRDADPAEISRTLYASSAMAARYEGTEPKPQVKDGSWLVLSAEGTGLPEGAVRSILEEALTDASDRALVADAGTGAVVVLPAPDTAVPADALRDLLAPLEAGLGSEGRITLGVSAPALEAGGLRGALEEARHARRIAAARVGRVCVAGPEELASHVLLLAAVPDEVRRAFRSRLLDRVIAYDIEHQADLVRTLEAFLRSDGSWTRCAAQLHVHVNTLRYRIGRIEELTGRDLSRLEDRVDFYLALELA, encoded by the coding sequence ATGCGCGTCCGTGACCTGCTCGCCCCCGGAGCTCCGCGGTTGCGGCTGCTCGCCGCCGAGGACGAGCTCGACCGGCAGGTCAGCGGTGTCATGACCACGGACCTGCACGACCCCGGCCGCTACCTGCACGGCGGTGAGCTGGTGCTCACCGGCATGCTCTGGCGGACCGGGCCGGAGGACTCCGAGCGCTTCGTCCGGACCATCGTGGCCGGCGGGGCCGTCGCACTGGCGGCGGGCGAGGCCGAGGTCGGGCCGGTGCCCGACGACCTCGTCGACGCCTGTCGACGCCATCGGATGCCCCTGTTGGCGGTACCCGACGACATCGCCTTCAGCACCCTCACCGAGTTCATCGGCCGTCAGATCTCCGCCGACCGGGCCGCCGACCTGGCCGCCCTGGTGGACCGGCACCGGCTGCTGGTCTCCGCCGCGGGCGGCGGCGGGCTTGACGCCGTGTTGGACCTGCTCGGCGGCGACCTCGACCTGGACTGCTGGGTCCTCACCCCGACCGGCCGGGTGATCGCGGGCCCCGCCGACCGGCTCTCGGCGGAGGACCGCGACCAGCTGGTCCGCGCCCACCTCGCCGCCCAGCGCCAGCGCCGCAGGCCCCCGCACCGGGCCCGGCTGGTCTCCGGCTCGTACTCGCTGCTGCCCGCCCCCGCCTCGACCGAGGCCGAGGCCTCGCTGGCCGACTGGGTGCTCGCGGTGGCCGGTGACGTCACCGAGTGGACCACCAAGCGCCAGCAGCTCGCCGAGAACCTCGCCCGCCTGGTCGCCGCCGAGCGCACCCGCCGGGACGAGGGCCGCCGGCTGCGCCGCCGGCTCGCCGACGAGGTCCTGACGCTGCTTCAGCGCGACGCCGACCCCGCCGAGATCAGCCGCACCCTGTACGCCTCCTCGGCGATGGCCGCCCGCTACGAGGGCACCGAGCCCAAGCCGCAGGTGAAGGACGGCTCCTGGCTGGTGCTCAGTGCCGAAGGGACGGGGCTGCCCGAAGGGGCGGTGCGTTCGATCCTGGAGGAAGCTCTCACCGACGCCTCCGACCGCGCCCTGGTCGCCGACGCCGGGACGGGCGCGGTGGTGGTGCTGCCCGCACCGGACACCGCCGTCCCCGCCGACGCGCTGCGCGACCTGCTCGCCCCGCTGGAGGCCGGCCTCGGCTCCGAGGGCCGGATCACCCTCGGCGTCTCCGCCCCCGCCCTGGAGGCCGGCGGCCTGCGCGGCGCCCTGGAGGAGGCCCGGCACGCCCGCCGGATCGCCGCCGCCCGGGTCGGCCGGGTCTGCGTCGCGGGCCCGGAGGAGCTGGCCTCGCACGTCCTGCTGCTGGCCGCCGTCCCGGACGAGGTCCGCCGGGCCTTCCGCAGCCGCCTGCTCGACCGGGTGATCGCGTACGACATCGAGCACCAGGCCGACCTGGTCCGGACGCTGGAGGCCTTCCTGCGCTCGGACGGCTCCTGGACGCGCTGCGCCGCCCAGCTGCACGTCCATGTGAACACCCTGCGCTACCGGATCGGGCGGATCGAGGAGCTGACCGGTCGTGACCTCTCCCGGCTGGAGGACCGGGTGGACTTCTATCTGGCGCTTGAACTGGCATAA
- a CDS encoding bifunctional polysaccharide deacetylase/glycosyltransferase family 2 protein: MPRPRGRRAATRPRRRAVPPLRFLLPSLLLVTLLATLVLRGLVTNEVFHDERINISVDKDTVPPALLTGGPVIDARGKGKPVSYRAQDHTMALTFDDGPDPVWTPKVLDILAEYHAHATFFVTGSMVARNPALIRRIIAEGHEIGLHTFTHPDLTFQSDRRLTWEMAQTQLALAGVAGVHSSLFRPPYSSDVTALDDLTWPVVKKLGARGYLTAFIDVDAEDWKRPGVDAIVRACLPKHPGEGQIELMHDAGGERSQTIAALQILMPKLQGEGYRFTTVSQSLGAESSMARVTGFQLWEGKAFITFAQWSVLALPGLVALLAVVGALVFGRFALMLFLSIKHTRRTRRADFTWGPPVTEPATVLVPAYNEQECIANTVRSLAESDHPIEVIVIDDGSSDDTVKIVEELALPGVRVISQPNSGKATALNTGIAHATHDLIVMMDGDTVFEPSTVRELVQPFADPRVGAVAGNAKVGNRDSLIGAWQHIEYVMGFNLDRRMYDELGCMPTIPGAVGAYRREALDQAGGMSEDTLAEDTDLTMALHIEGWKVVYAENARAWTEAPGSMSQLWSQRYRWSYGTMQAMWKHRRAVFASGPAGRFGRIGLPLVAMFMVIAPLLAPLFDVFLVYGVLFVDAPKTLTAALGALVIQVAFAAYAFWLDKEKLSHLISLPLQQVVYRQLMYLVLLQSWITALTGGRLRWQKLRRTGEVEAPVTS; the protein is encoded by the coding sequence ATGCCCCGCCCCCGAGGCAGGCGAGCGGCCACCCGCCCGCGCCGCCGCGCCGTTCCACCGCTGCGGTTCCTGCTCCCCTCCCTGCTGCTGGTCACCCTGCTCGCCACCCTGGTCCTCCGGGGGCTGGTGACCAACGAGGTGTTCCACGACGAGCGGATCAACATCTCCGTCGACAAGGACACCGTGCCGCCGGCGCTGCTGACCGGCGGCCCGGTCATCGACGCCCGGGGCAAGGGAAAGCCCGTCAGCTACCGCGCCCAGGACCACACCATGGCCCTGACCTTCGACGACGGCCCCGACCCGGTGTGGACGCCCAAGGTGCTCGACATCCTCGCCGAGTACCACGCACACGCGACCTTCTTCGTGACCGGCTCCATGGTGGCCCGCAATCCCGCGCTGATCCGCCGGATCATCGCCGAGGGCCACGAGATCGGGCTGCACACCTTCACCCACCCCGACCTGACCTTCCAGTCCGACCGCCGGCTCACCTGGGAGATGGCCCAGACGCAGCTCGCCCTCGCCGGTGTCGCAGGCGTGCACAGCTCGCTGTTCCGCCCGCCGTACTCCTCGGACGTCACCGCGCTGGACGACCTGACCTGGCCCGTCGTCAAGAAGCTCGGTGCCCGCGGCTACCTCACCGCCTTCATCGACGTGGACGCGGAGGACTGGAAGCGCCCCGGGGTGGACGCCATCGTCCGGGCCTGCCTGCCCAAGCACCCCGGCGAGGGCCAGATCGAGCTGATGCACGACGCCGGCGGTGAGCGCTCGCAGACCATCGCGGCGCTGCAGATCCTGATGCCCAAGCTGCAGGGCGAGGGCTACCGCTTCACCACCGTCAGCCAGTCGCTCGGCGCCGAGAGCTCGATGGCCAGGGTCACCGGCTTCCAGCTGTGGGAGGGCAAGGCCTTCATCACCTTCGCCCAGTGGTCGGTGCTCGCCCTGCCCGGCCTGGTCGCGCTGCTCGCGGTGGTCGGCGCCCTGGTCTTCGGCCGCTTCGCGCTGATGCTCTTCCTGTCGATCAAGCACACCAGGCGCACCCGCCGGGCGGACTTCACCTGGGGCCCGCCGGTCACCGAGCCCGCCACCGTCCTCGTCCCGGCCTACAACGAGCAGGAGTGCATCGCCAACACCGTGCGCTCGCTCGCCGAGAGCGATCACCCGATCGAGGTGATCGTGATCGACGACGGCTCCAGCGACGACACCGTCAAGATCGTCGAGGAGCTGGCCCTGCCCGGCGTCCGGGTGATCAGCCAGCCCAACTCCGGCAAGGCCACCGCCCTCAACACCGGCATCGCGCACGCCACCCACGACCTGATCGTGATGATGGACGGCGACACCGTCTTCGAGCCCTCCACCGTCCGCGAGCTGGTCCAGCCCTTCGCCGACCCCCGGGTGGGCGCGGTCGCGGGCAACGCCAAGGTCGGCAACCGGGACAGCCTGATCGGCGCCTGGCAGCACATCGAGTACGTGATGGGCTTCAACCTCGACCGCCGGATGTACGACGAGCTCGGCTGCATGCCCACCATCCCGGGCGCGGTCGGCGCGTACCGCCGGGAGGCCCTGGACCAGGCCGGCGGCATGAGCGAGGACACCCTCGCCGAGGACACCGACCTGACCATGGCCCTGCACATCGAGGGCTGGAAGGTCGTCTACGCCGAGAACGCCCGCGCCTGGACCGAGGCACCCGGCAGCATGAGCCAGCTCTGGTCGCAGCGCTACCGCTGGAGCTACGGCACCATGCAGGCGATGTGGAAGCACCGCCGGGCGGTCTTCGCCTCGGGGCCCGCCGGCCGCTTCGGCCGGATCGGCCTGCCGCTGGTGGCGATGTTCATGGTGATCGCCCCGTTGCTGGCCCCGCTCTTCGACGTCTTCCTCGTCTACGGGGTGCTCTTCGTGGACGCCCCGAAGACTCTGACGGCCGCGCTGGGTGCGCTGGTGATCCAGGTGGCGTTCGCCGCCTACGCCTTCTGGCTGGACAAGGAGAAGCTCTCGCACCTGATCTCGCTGCCGCTGCAGCAGGTCGTCTACCGCCAGCTGATGTACCTCGTCCTGCTGCAGTCCTGGATCACCGCGCTCACCGGCGGACGGCTGCGCTGGCAGAAGCTCCGCCGCACCGGCGAGGTAGAGGCACCGGTGACGTCATGA